AAGTTTTTGATTATATGCAAGAAAAGAATGTCTTGGATAGTCATAGTTTCGTGATTATGATTTGTGAACTTTGTCAAATAAAGGATATGCGGAAGGCCATGAATCTGCATGATGAGATGTTGAAGCTTGGCTATAAGCCTGATGATGCCAGTTACAAATCTCTAATTTCTCATTTTTCATAAACAAGTCAATGGGCCTGTTATTATCGTCAGTGAATTAAGAAAGTAGTTTCTGTATAGTCTGAGTTCTTCAAATATTAGTTTCAGTTCCCACTATCTGAATGGAATAACTTAAACAAAATACTTGTTGTATGTTCACAGGGCATAACTGCTAATTTGTTTAAAATTCTTCTGCAAACAGTTGGTTTGTGTAATTATTCGCCATATGTTAAACCATGAGTTTCTTAGTGTTGACTTTACTTTTTTTTCGAAACTGCATCCATAGTTTAGTTGAGTGCTTAATATACACTTATTTGGTAGGTGCTGTATAGTTTAAATAGTTGACATATGAAGGTTTTGAAAGCTGTGCTCGGTGTTCTTCTAGTGAAATATGAGATAAAAATAGTTGTAATTGATGTGAATGAACCTAAATATCGTAGTGAACATACTGTTGAGTGAGAATCAATAATTATGAAATCTCGATGTATATTGATGAAATAAGATATGATGACTGTACATTGCAAAGCTGATTAGAGCATTACGCCGAGATTGATGAAATGAACAATTGAGTCATAGATGTAATATGAGTTCACATATTTGGATTTACATGCTGCAGATTGTCCTTGTCACCATCTGAGCATTGCATCAGAAGCACGTTGGATGTCATGTTCTTCTCGACTGATTCCATCGGAACATTGCATGAGAAGCAAGCTTGATATCAGAAGGTAGTGGTCTCATTTATTCATTCATCTTGAAATGTAAAAGAGCGTAGGTTTGTAAGTGCCAAGATGCCACAAAAAAATCTTCAAAGGATTGAAATGTTAAAATCAGGATTTGCTAAGCTCAAATGATCGTCTTAATTTGTTACAGGCAGTGAAGGCACAAAGATGGAATATGGTCCGAGATTGATACTAGGAAAAGGAGACATGGCGGCATAATGTGAACGAGGAAACTCAATCTCCATTAATGGAGACACTGTGAAGCTGCACCGACATCGTCTGGGCACTTAAGACTATAGCATCCGTGGCAGTAAACAAGCAAGAAGATGCCTGTATTATGCTTGTTCATATGTATGATTAAACTAAGGATAGCATTTGTTGATGAGACAGCATGTCATTATTGGTAtcttttgctttttctttttgtttcaagaAGTTGTAAATCACAAGGCCGGTTGAAGTAGGTCATGAAATAGGAGCAACAGAGAAGCTTTTACTCTTGGTGGCTGAAAATTGCCAAAGTATGAAAAACAACCATATGTGTGTTGCTTCAATTCAGAAAATGAAAACCAACTTGTAGTGATATTGGTTTGAAGTTGCAATAATGCTGGTTCTCTCCTTCAAGTCTTGCGATCCATGTCTTGTTATGGAGGCATTTGCGGACGCACATTGATTTGTTCATTTCTATGATTGACATGCATAGCATCCATCCAGGAGGAACAATATTTGACATTGTGTTGAGTGTATGAAATGTCAAGTAATCTCCCGTGGTAGGAGGAACAATATTTGACATTGTGTTGAGTGTATGAAATGTCAAGTAATCTCCCGTGGTAGTCGAACGAAAGTATCAGCTGGCTTAGCGGATAAATATTGACAGTTTATTGTAAGATCTTAGGTTTGAATTTTATCTTTGTCATTTATcccttaaaaaaaagaaaagtacaAATGGACTCTATATTGTGTTCATGTGAACTTCTTCAGCAGTAGGGAGGAATCTCTTCTATGCTTTATCATAGCCATGGACGATCGGGAATTCTTTGCCTGGAAGCTCAGCAGCAGGGCAATGGATGTAAACTTTGACCGTCCATGCAAACGTACTTCTTCACTGCCAACTTCAACCACAAAGGAAGAGGGTGGATGGACAAGCAGAAGAGGAGAATGGAGGAGCAAGTTGGGAAGGTTGGCAAACCCTTTATGGATCACTTTTACAAACATCCAGTGAATCAGGATGTGATCTTGCAGAGAGCGAAAGCTAAATTCAACCATCTCTGGTGAATGCTGACATTTATTTTGCAAGATACAATGGCCATGGAGCTTGCAACTTACATGCTTATAAGCTTTCCAATTATCGAGTTTCTTAAACcaatgcaagcaaccaatacatttCGGTAATTTAAGAGTAGTCACACAATGAACTCTCTCAAAAATGCAGATTCTCATGTCCGAAACCATGAAAGCGAAAAGCAGCAACCGGTATCAATCGGGTGGCAATACTGCTGTTGAAAGAAGATGGACCATTTTTGGCTCTAGACCAAAGGAAATTCCATTACAAGGACACTTCCTTCCTAAACTCTATATATGTCAATAGAAAGACACCAAATAGATTAGGATCAACTGCTTATTATGTAGCGACGACTGTGGGGGCCTCAACTTGCATTTTGAGAAGATTGAACTCTAAAGCCATTATAGGCTTTGATAGTAAAACTGCAATGCTTCGATCCCGCTCTTCGTTTTCGGTTGACAATCTGTCATCTACGTTTTTCTCTTTTGCTCTAATGTCATTGGAGAACTCATCAAGCTGGATAATCCTTGGCCTTGATACTTTAGCAGATTTCACTGCTCTCACCCTGCAAAGTGTATCTCGTTAGTGATGAAATAAACCTGAGTAATCAGATGAACACAACATGCTAGACAGAATTGATGAAATTGCAAGCTCTCAAAAGCATTACTAGATCAAACAGAATTGGTGAAATTGCATGCTCCTCCTATCTTTTTTTTGCTCAAAGAAAGGGGACTTCTACCTTGTTTCTAGTCCTAATCATCCAATCTAGTTTAGGAATTATGACAATCTTACTCTGGAACCTAATTTATTAGAAAGTTCCCTAGATAGATATGCATTTGAAAAAATAGCCTGAAAGTATGTAAGGAcaaaagctatatatatatatatatatatatatatatatatatatatatataatcttcaaTCAAAGATAAGCAGCTGGTGGACAGAAAATCATCATTGCTGCATTTTGGAAgaagaaaattaaaagaaaaatgaagaaaaaggtTTCTATAACTTCATCTACCACGTACCGGCATTCAATTTGGCAGGAGTACTTGAGAAGCTGAGGGTTGTGTGTAGTCTGGCCACTGAATTACCACGGATGGCAAGTTATGTGTGAATCGAAAGATGGTTACCACATAAACTTCGATATTTGTTGGAAAACTAACCTAAAACTTGGAAGTGATATCCTGATCTTAGGACCCATCCAACGGTCACCTGCTTTAGATTATGGCACAATGTTATAGAGCATGAGGCAGATAAAGCAAAACAGAAACAAATAAATGAAGAACAGACTGAAAACACTTTAAATAAAAATCGGTAGCCTATATTAAATATATGTTGATTAATTAGAATTGCACCATACCGATACAAAACAGCTGAGTATATAAGAAGGGACTAAAAGTATCTACTGATGTACTAAGTATTAAACCAATTTATTTCTCTGAAAATAGGAACAAAGAATTAAGCCTTTTTATGTCAAAAGAACCGTGGCAGGAAAATTCAACTGTATCCTATTTTGACAGAAGACATCAACCTGTTACAATTGAAATACAAGCTGAATAGTGTGAGTGAAATAATTGAGGTGGCATATACAAGTTTTCTTCTGTTTTATTAGATTGAATATTGTACATCTGAAATAATCAAAGTGGCATGGTCAAAGCGGCTAGGATTTTCTTCAATGACATTATATTGTTAACTCACCAGCAAAAGGTAAACTGATGTTGCAAATGGATGTCTGAGAATAATCCTCCATCTCTAATACTTGAATCTCACTATGTTCTTTTGGCTTAGAGTGAATAAAACTCGTTCTGTGCTTATATAATGGTTGATCTGAAGCTTTGGCGTCTCTCTGTTTTGAACAAGATAGTGAGTGAGAGTACATCAGAAGTCTACAAATCAATTAGTTATTAAACTATGGATATTTTAGAAATAGTCACGTTCAGCAAGAAAATAACTGCTTGAATGAGAACAAATGCATCAAATAccctgaaaaaaaaaagagaaaaatcagAGTGGAAAaggaaaattcatataaaaatGATGCATATATTTTTGCATCAACCTTTTATTTGAACCAACGAATATTATCGTTGGTCTTAACGTCATTGGGCTTCAAGCCTGTAATAATTGTATTAAATCCATCCAGGTAAATTTTGATGAACATACCCTTTGATATACACCTTCTGTCAGTAGACACTGCCTCGAGTAGAGCTTGCTGGTGAAAGACTTCATCATGTTAAATAACTCCAATTAATGACACAACCCTGACAGTCATCTTCTCGGAAAACACTTCATTTAGATCCTCGTTAAGGATACGAAACAGCAAGGCAATCAGATCCCTCTAATATAAATCCCCTCTGTTCATTTAAATCTATAAACATCTCCTTTCCTACCAGAACCTTATGCCAACCATGTAGTTTTGAGATTGCCTGCATCTTGACCTGCCATAGAGCAGCTATGGTGATGTGATAAACCTGGAAGAGAATCCTAG
The window above is part of the Musa acuminata AAA Group cultivar baxijiao chromosome BXJ2-6, Cavendish_Baxijiao_AAA, whole genome shotgun sequence genome. Proteins encoded here:
- the LOC135615276 gene encoding protein NEOXANTHIN-DEFICIENT 1-like isoform X1; protein product: MGESATTSYSSSPSGYGIGPPWLFRGRALYQLHLVKAEIARAFIPKELKLVEAFGYTLGGLFLAHYDDSPAGVFDELVVIAGIVWNPPTSCAWASRVLVNSHEACRHGRKEIGLPSHVAIFSKRDAKASDQPLYKHRTSFIHSKPKEHSEIQVLEMEDYSQTSICNISLPFAAGDRWMGPKIRISLPSFSGQTTHNPQLLKYSCQIECRVRAVKSAKVSRPRIIQLDEFSNDIRAKEKNVDDRLSTENEERDRSIAVLLSKPIMALEFNLLKMQVEAPTVVAT
- the LOC135615276 gene encoding protein NEOXANTHIN-DEFICIENT 1-like isoform X3; its protein translation is MGESATTSYSSSPSGYGIGPPWLFRGRALYQLHLVKAEIARAFIPKELKLVEAFGYTLGGLFLAHYDDSPAGVFDELVVIAGIVWNPPTSCAVLVNSHEACRHGRKEIGLPSHVAIFSKRDAKASDQPLYKHRTSFIHSKPKEHSEIQVLEMEDYSQTSICNISLPFAAGDRWMGPKIRISLPSFSGQTTHNPQLLKYSCQIECRVRAVKSAKVSRPRIIQLDEFSNDIRAKEKNVDDRLSTENEERDRSIAVLLSKPIMALEFNLLKMQVEAPTVVAT
- the LOC135615276 gene encoding protein NEOXANTHIN-DEFICIENT 1-like isoform X2 — its product is MGESATTSYSSSPSGYGIGPPWLFRGRALYQLHLVKAEIARAFIPKELKLVEAFGYTLGGLFLAHYDDSPAGVFDELVVIAGIVWNPPTSCAWASRVLVNSHEACRHGRKEIGLPSHVAIFSKRDAKASDQPLYKHRTSFIHSKPKEHSEIQVLEMEDYSQTSICNISLPFAGDRWMGPKIRISLPSFSGQTTHNPQLLKYSCQIECRVRAVKSAKVSRPRIIQLDEFSNDIRAKEKNVDDRLSTENEERDRSIAVLLSKPIMALEFNLLKMQVEAPTVVAT